A region from the Aegilops tauschii subsp. strangulata cultivar AL8/78 chromosome 5, Aet v6.0, whole genome shotgun sequence genome encodes:
- the LOC109741604 gene encoding uncharacterized protein: MHIALRILNLTTSSSGCERNWSIFEQVDAKRRNKLDVHRRDDLVYIQFNGRMIDKRKKYSSSCDVLLGEDASMAQDWICEGAYVDAAEEVDAEEVDAMGASEFVELRRSARVRELHEVEEFVSDGEESDHGLVNEDDIDFESDDDGVIQGANEDEEGDPMEP, encoded by the exons ATGCACATTGCTTTGAGGATACTCAACTTGACCACAAGTTCATCCGGATGTGAAAGAAATTGGAGCATTTTTGAACAA GTGGATGCAAAGAGGAGAAATAAACTAGACGTGCATCGTAGGGACGATCTAGTTTATATTCAATTCAATGGAAGAATGATAGACAAGAGGAAGAAGTACTCCTCATCTTGTGATGTTCTTCttggtgaagatgcttccatggCACAAGATTGGATATGTGAAGGTGCTTACGTTGATGCTGCGGAGGAGGTTGATGCGGAGGAGGTTGATGCAATGGGAGCTTCCGAGTTTGTTGAGCTACGTAGAAGTGCAAGAGTGAGAGAACTTCATGAAGTGGAAGAATTTGTTTCCGATGGGGAAGAATCTGATCACGGGCTTGTCAATGAGGATGACATAGACTTCGAGTCCGATGATGATGGGGTGATACAAGGTGCCAATGAAGATGAGGAGGGGGACCCGATGGAGCCTTAA